One segment of Marvinbryantia formatexigens DSM 14469 DNA contains the following:
- a CDS encoding Spy0128 family protein, whose translation MKTWKRGILMALVLTVFGAFGFAPSEAMAAEGLVTEVPVRISLSGTLPEEAEDFSVVLEADDASAPMPEGSDGAVCTLVISGEGTQSFPVIRFPRVGIYRYTISQQGGSNADCTYDNSVYHLVVTVTNDEAGGLGAVSVLYRNEESEKLDCASFENVYVTETETETESETETETETETEKQTEKQTEAKKSDAPKTGDSTNLTLWAVLMGAAVVIVAAAILAKKKLTAGNGGKNYGGKE comes from the coding sequence ATGAAAACATGGAAACGAGGAATTCTGATGGCGCTGGTGCTCACCGTATTCGGGGCGTTTGGATTTGCACCGTCAGAGGCAATGGCGGCAGAAGGGCTGGTTACAGAGGTTCCGGTGCGGATTTCCCTGTCCGGGACGCTGCCGGAGGAGGCGGAGGACTTTTCCGTTGTCCTGGAGGCGGATGATGCATCCGCACCGATGCCGGAGGGCAGCGACGGCGCGGTCTGCACGCTGGTAATCTCCGGGGAAGGGACGCAGAGCTTTCCGGTAATCCGTTTTCCGAGGGTAGGCATTTACCGTTACACAATCAGCCAGCAGGGCGGTTCCAATGCGGACTGCACATATGATAATTCCGTATATCATCTGGTTGTCACCGTGACAAATGATGAGGCGGGCGGTCTCGGCGCGGTATCCGTGCTCTACCGCAATGAGGAGAGCGAGAAGCTGGACTGTGCTTCCTTTGAAAATGTTTATGTGACGGAGACGGAAACTGAGACAGAATCAGAGACAGAAACGGAAACAGAAACGGAAACCGAAAAACAGACAGAAAAACAGACCGAGGCGAAGAAGAGTGACGCGCCGAAGACAGGCGATTCCACAAATCTGACACTCTGGGCTGTGCTGATGGGAGCTGCGGTGGTTATCGTTGCTGCCGCGATCCTGGCGAAAAAGAAGCTGACGGCAGGAAATGGCGGTAAGAATTATGGCGGGAAAGAGTAA
- the srtB gene encoding class B sortase translates to MIREWNCMRLAGAFLRAANALVSFVVALCLCTAGLYSVYALWDNNRVYSAAEDVRADMMKLKPVVIEDNGASFEELLAVNPDVCAWVTIDNTNIDYPVLQGATNLTYINTDVYGNFAMAGSIFLDSRSDRGFGDTYSLLYGHHMANGNMFGDLDKFEEETFFRKNKTGTLILPDRTYDLEIYACMLVTASENAIFDPQQYQDDINSLLDFVEQNALYYDADTVAGLRQTDGSSQILALSTCSSEFTDARTIILTVMKPRNSAD, encoded by the coding sequence ATGATACGGGAGTGGAACTGTATGCGTTTGGCGGGAGCATTCTTGAGGGCGGCAAATGCCCTTGTCTCCTTTGTGGTAGCCCTGTGTCTCTGCACGGCGGGGCTGTACTCCGTATATGCGCTGTGGGACAACAACAGAGTATATTCGGCGGCGGAGGATGTGCGCGCGGATATGATGAAGCTGAAGCCGGTGGTGATTGAAGACAATGGGGCTTCTTTTGAAGAGCTTCTGGCAGTCAATCCCGATGTTTGTGCGTGGGTCACCATAGACAACACAAATATTGATTACCCTGTTCTGCAGGGGGCAACAAATCTTACCTATATTAATACCGATGTATACGGGAACTTTGCGATGGCAGGCAGCATTTTCCTGGATTCCCGCAGCGACCGCGGGTTTGGCGACACGTATTCGCTTCTCTATGGGCATCACATGGCGAACGGAAATATGTTCGGGGACCTCGATAAATTTGAGGAGGAGACCTTTTTCCGGAAAAATAAGACAGGAACCCTGATTCTGCCGGACAGAACCTATGACCTGGAAATCTATGCCTGCATGCTGGTGACGGCGTCCGAGAATGCCATTTTCGACCCGCAGCAGTATCAGGATGATATAAATTCCCTGCTGGATTTTGTGGAACAGAATGCGCTGTATTACGATGCGGATACGGTTGCAGGGCTGCGGCAGACGGACGGAAGCAGCCAGATTCTGGCGCTTTCCACCTGCTCTTCAGAATTCACAGATGCAAGAACCATTATTCTGACAGTGATGAAGCCACGTAACAGCGCAGATTAG
- a CDS encoding DUF7601 domain-containing protein codes for MKMKKLAAIIFSAAMVLNMGAAAMATGEPTQSPTDMKTVTITKNYEATNKGTTSPAETFNFTIANTSVKDAASGVTAANMPTPAIGNVSYTAGEAGSTTKSKDITVTLPEYRSVGVYTYTIKEDQGSTAGVTYRTSDIKLVVTVLQDASGYIRVAAVHTEDEGGNKTNTFNDNEYSAGSLAVKKIVTGNLGDQQKEFAVTVTFTAPEGKTVSEAISYSDGGTDYTIPASAWTSGTATAEINLKHDETVTFTNIPYGVTYTVKEDDYTSDGYKTTYAFGDNNKKIDSASDSVDITNNKNNDKIDTGINLDSMPYIMILALVAVCAVVMFVRKRFSANR; via the coding sequence ATGAAAATGAAAAAACTTGCAGCAATTATTTTTTCAGCAGCTATGGTGCTGAACATGGGAGCAGCGGCGATGGCAACGGGAGAACCAACACAATCACCTACTGATATGAAAACCGTCACCATCACAAAGAACTATGAAGCGACAAACAAAGGTACAACTTCTCCGGCAGAGACTTTTAATTTTACTATTGCGAATACCTCTGTTAAAGATGCTGCTTCTGGTGTTACTGCAGCCAATATGCCGACGCCGGCGATTGGAAATGTGTCATATACAGCCGGTGAAGCTGGTTCCACGACCAAGAGTAAAGATATTACAGTAACCCTGCCAGAGTATAGAAGTGTTGGTGTTTATACCTACACGATTAAGGAAGACCAGGGTTCAACTGCCGGTGTTACATACCGTACCAGTGATATCAAACTGGTTGTTACAGTTCTGCAGGATGCAAGCGGTTATATCCGTGTAGCTGCTGTTCATACAGAGGATGAAGGTGGAAACAAGACAAATACTTTTAATGACAATGAGTATTCTGCAGGTTCCCTGGCTGTAAAAAAGATTGTTACTGGAAACTTAGGTGACCAGCAGAAAGAATTCGCTGTGACAGTAACATTTACAGCTCCGGAAGGAAAAACAGTCAGTGAAGCAATTTCCTACTCAGATGGTGGCACGGATTATACTATTCCTGCAAGTGCATGGACAAGTGGAACGGCAACTGCTGAAATTAATCTGAAACATGATGAGACCGTGACCTTCACCAATATTCCTTATGGAGTTACTTACACTGTAAAAGAGGATGATTATACTAGCGACGGTTATAAGACAACATATGCTTTTGGTGATAATAACAAGAAAATTGATAGTGCAAGTGACAGCGTAGATATCACAAATAATAAGAACAACGATAAGATTGACACCGGCATCAACCTTGACAGCATGCCGTACATCATGATTCTTGCTCTGGTTGCAGTATGCGCAGTAGTTATGTTCGTAAGAAAGCGTTTCTCTGCAAACCGCTAA
- the lepB gene encoding signal peptidase I, whose protein sequence is MTTERRERARETQEQNTYREQPVQKQADYRNPPAPGRETYRERPVRERDEYGERPAQERRGRRSGARAAREEKQRRKEEIRKGYVSLLIRIVLLAAAGWLFLTQVFLITQVSGNGMFPAMKDGDLVFAFRLQQEYAKNDVVVYEVDGQEYIGRIAARGTDVVTLDDSGTLLVNGTVQSGEILYPTYAEGELEYPYAVPEGYVFVLGDYRTQTVDSRTLGAVPMGDVKGKVITILRRRGL, encoded by the coding sequence ATGACGACTGAAAGACGGGAGAGAGCCAGAGAGACGCAGGAACAGAATACATACAGGGAACAGCCGGTGCAAAAACAGGCTGATTACAGAAATCCACCGGCGCCGGGACGGGAAACATACAGAGAACGCCCTGTGCGGGAGCGCGATGAATATGGGGAACGCCCCGCACAGGAGCGCCGGGGACGCAGAAGCGGTGCACGGGCTGCGCGCGAAGAGAAGCAGAGACGGAAGGAAGAAATCCGAAAAGGTTATGTAAGTCTGCTCATACGGATTGTGCTGCTTGCGGCAGCAGGCTGGCTTTTTCTCACACAGGTTTTTCTGATTACACAGGTTTCCGGGAACGGCATGTTTCCGGCAATGAAAGACGGCGATTTGGTATTTGCGTTCCGGCTGCAGCAGGAATACGCAAAAAATGATGTCGTGGTTTATGAAGTGGACGGGCAGGAGTACATCGGACGAATCGCCGCCCGCGGGACGGATGTGGTGACGCTGGATGACAGCGGAACGCTTCTTGTAAACGGCACGGTACAGAGCGGGGAGATTCTCTATCCGACCTATGCGGAAGGAGAACTGGAGTATCCTTACGCGGTGCCGGAAGGATATGTCTTTGTGCTCGGTGATTACCGGACACAGACAGTGGATAGCCGGACACTTGGGGCGGTTCCAATGGGGGACGTGAAAGGGAAAGTAATCACCATTCTCCGCCGGAGGGGATTATAG
- a CDS encoding Ig-like domain-containing protein translates to MQRKVKKSLTFLMALVMVMSLVCGSGFSVIAEETGLTELTTDSGTEAETPAAVPETEAPAAIQEETAGQPEAETVPGETGEIVPSETWTENFSEGGTEHSENVTENVSEPGSEITSETTGETTSEAVSESGSENLTEEAVSKKESETAKTTEKEKPEFTYCTTVDGITVSIHAPEGILPAGTTVMVKPLAADVLDTAEQTINDTLGEKEVVQLIGFDITFYDADGNEMHNLDGSVRIEYSGMDIVEDAEEARVYHADENGNITDTLTEAAAPSGTVGFTSDKFSPVLYAVYAEDDGISTTAISGETTVAVGETITLTSSNTANSSWSSSDSSVATVNSNGVVRGVAAGKVTITHTFCNNTGGWHRHGRGCNSNGRETHEIEVTATSEGKPEGAQVYCLLTPTSNPDSNDVNQWGTVVTNNGNHATVKIPGTASWTNNKNIFKRNDANLSDYIVSWPDTSSTGGTWTVRDKTTYKTLFEEVLREYGAQLSSQYEITNLTLDDIESITLIPYKISKENGTNPDKHIDCTISVVCSKAYVASFYVQKPGETGYTLVSSQNKRIVNETPEEITEYIDASIPKTMERNGITYVFDGWYKYSEDGDKVETWPYYPTNAEIKEHNGTIDFYAKYVPSTTSITIEKQVTGGLGDRTKEFHFTYSYGDVTKDFSLTHGGAEKIDNIPVGTELTLTETDAIGYTVSATSENLTVTQSTDGAATFKVKVAADGKVVVTNNKEGSPDTGITLDSLPYIVILAVVIAGAVLFVIGRRKKYRAGQRRK, encoded by the coding sequence ATGCAAAGGAAAGTGAAAAAATCATTGACATTCCTGATGGCGCTGGTCATGGTGATGTCCCTGGTCTGCGGAAGCGGTTTTTCTGTAATTGCGGAAGAGACCGGGCTGACAGAGCTTACCACGGACAGCGGCACGGAAGCGGAAACACCGGCTGCCGTTCCGGAGACAGAGGCACCGGCAGCCATACAGGAGGAAACAGCCGGTCAGCCGGAGGCGGAAACGGTACCGGGGGAGACCGGGGAAATCGTTCCTTCCGAGACATGGACAGAAAATTTCAGTGAGGGCGGGACGGAACACTCAGAAAATGTGACAGAGAACGTCAGTGAACCCGGCAGTGAAATAACCAGTGAGACGACTGGCGAGACCACAAGCGAAGCAGTCAGTGAAAGCGGAAGCGAAAACCTTACAGAGGAAGCAGTCTCTAAGAAGGAAAGCGAAACAGCAAAAACTACTGAGAAAGAAAAACCGGAGTTTACATACTGTACAACCGTGGACGGAATCACCGTGAGCATCCATGCTCCGGAGGGCATCCTTCCGGCAGGGACGACCGTGATGGTAAAGCCGCTCGCGGCGGACGTGCTCGATACTGCCGAGCAGACAATCAACGACACGCTGGGAGAAAAAGAAGTTGTCCAGCTCATTGGCTTCGACATCACCTTCTATGATGCCGACGGCAATGAAATGCATAATCTGGACGGTTCGGTTCGCATCGAATACTCCGGTATGGATATCGTGGAGGATGCGGAGGAAGCACGTGTCTATCACGCAGATGAAAATGGAAATATTACCGACACACTGACGGAAGCAGCAGCCCCGTCCGGTACGGTGGGGTTTACATCCGATAAATTCTCTCCGGTGCTGTATGCAGTATATGCGGAGGATGATGGGATTTCTACAACGGCAATCTCCGGAGAGACTACGGTTGCGGTGGGAGAAACAATTACTCTGACATCCAGCAATACGGCAAATTCAAGCTGGAGTTCCAGCGATAGTTCTGTTGCTACAGTGAATTCGAACGGAGTTGTAAGAGGAGTAGCTGCTGGCAAAGTAACGATTACGCATACGTTTTGTAATAATACGGGCGGATGGCATAGACATGGCCGGGGATGCAATTCCAACGGCAGGGAAACACATGAAATAGAAGTTACCGCAACATCAGAGGGCAAGCCTGAAGGTGCGCAGGTTTACTGTCTGCTGACACCTACCAGCAATCCGGATAGTAATGATGTTAATCAGTGGGGAACTGTTGTCACAAATAACGGAAATCATGCAACAGTAAAAATACCTGGCACTGCGAGCTGGACAAATAACAAAAATATTTTTAAGCGGAATGATGCCAATCTCTCAGATTACATTGTTTCATGGCCGGATACTTCTTCTACGGGCGGAACATGGACTGTGCGCGACAAGACTACATATAAAACATTATTTGAAGAGGTTTTGAGAGAGTATGGGGCACAGTTGAGTAGTCAGTATGAAATTACAAACTTGACGCTGGATGATATCGAATCCATTACACTGATTCCTTACAAGATTTCAAAGGAAAATGGCACTAATCCAGATAAACATATAGACTGTACAATCAGCGTAGTTTGCAGCAAAGCTTATGTTGCAAGCTTTTATGTACAAAAGCCTGGAGAAACGGGATATACACTTGTAAGCAGCCAGAATAAAAGGATTGTTAATGAGACACCGGAGGAGATTACTGAATATATTGATGCTTCAATTCCTAAAACAATGGAACGCAACGGAATCACTTACGTGTTTGATGGCTGGTATAAATATAGTGAGGATGGAGATAAAGTTGAGACTTGGCCTTATTATCCGACGAATGCAGAAATTAAAGAGCATAACGGTACAATAGATTTCTATGCGAAGTATGTTCCGTCGACTACCAGCATTACCATTGAAAAGCAGGTAACCGGTGGTCTGGGAGACCGCACGAAAGAATTCCACTTTACTTATAGCTATGGTGATGTGACAAAGGACTTCTCTCTGACGCATGGGGGAGCGGAAAAGATTGATAACATTCCGGTCGGAACAGAATTAACGCTGACTGAAACGGATGCCATTGGTTATACCGTTAGTGCAACATCAGAGAATCTGACAGTAACGCAAAGTACGGATGGCGCAGCAACGTTTAAGGTCAAGGTTGCTGCTGACGGAAAAGTTGTCGTTACCAATAACAAGGAAGGCTCTCCGGATACCGGCATCACGTTGGATTCGCTTCCATACATCGTTATTCTGGCAGTTGTAATTGCGGGAGCGGTTCTGTTCGTTATAGGCAGACGTAAGAAATATCGCGCCGGTCAGCGGAGAAAGTAA
- a CDS encoding tyrosine-type recombinase/integrase produces MAHLLEKNMLQEFRNQLKAEEKAQATIEKYMRDVSAFFAYAKEGSEIDKYTVIAYKEYLTGHYAAASVNSMLAAVNSFLKAMGWHECTVKALKIQKEAFRARERDLTKGEYFRLLDAAKKKKNLRLYWIMQVLCATGIRVSELRYITVDALQTGCATVSSKGKQRTVLLPAPLCRKLRKYIVCQKITGNSIFVTRSGKPVDRSNICHDMKALCGEAGICREKVFPHNLRHLFAVTYYKMKKDLSHLADLLGHASINTTRIYTLASSEEQKRQIEYLGLVV; encoded by the coding sequence ATGGCACATTTACTGGAAAAGAACATGTTGCAGGAATTCCGGAACCAGTTGAAGGCGGAGGAAAAGGCGCAGGCAACGATTGAAAAATATATGCGGGATGTCAGCGCATTTTTTGCGTATGCAAAGGAGGGGAGCGAAATCGACAAGTATACCGTGATTGCATACAAGGAATACTTGACGGGGCATTATGCGGCGGCGAGTGTGAATTCCATGCTGGCGGCTGTAAATTCATTTTTAAAAGCGATGGGATGGCACGAATGCACGGTAAAGGCACTGAAAATCCAGAAGGAAGCCTTCCGTGCGCGGGAGCGGGACTTAACAAAGGGGGAGTATTTCCGGCTTCTGGATGCGGCGAAGAAAAAGAAGAACCTGCGGCTGTACTGGATCATGCAGGTGCTCTGTGCGACGGGCATCCGGGTGAGCGAGCTGCGCTATATTACGGTGGATGCCTTGCAGACAGGGTGCGCGACGGTAAGCTCCAAGGGAAAGCAGCGGACTGTGCTGCTGCCGGCGCCGCTGTGCAGGAAGCTGAGAAAATACATTGTCTGTCAGAAAATAACCGGGAACAGCATTTTTGTCACCAGAAGCGGAAAACCGGTCGACCGCAGCAATATCTGCCATGACATGAAAGCGCTCTGCGGCGAAGCGGGAATCTGCCGGGAAAAAGTATTTCCGCACAATCTCCGTCACCTGTTTGCCGTCACATATTATAAGATGAAAAAGGATTTATCCCATCTGGCGGACCTGCTGGGGCACGCCAGTATAAACACCACACGGATTTACACGCTGGCCAGCAGCGAGGAGCAGAAACGCCAGATTGAATATCTGGGGCTTGTGGTCTGA
- a CDS encoding putative toxin-antitoxin system toxin component, PIN family, with protein MRILVDTNILFSALVFPHSKPARALLYAAENHEIVLCDRNIMELRDILKRKAPKFLPDAEVLLAEMSYELIPAVDHAEKLIRDAKDQPILNAAIVSDVDIILTGDKDFLSLEMEHPKCMTVAQFFESEGAEE; from the coding sequence ATGCGGATATTGGTTGACACAAATATCCTGTTTTCTGCATTGGTTTTTCCACATTCAAAACCGGCGCGTGCGCTGCTGTATGCTGCGGAGAATCATGAGATTGTTTTGTGTGATCGTAACATTATGGAGCTGCGGGATATTTTGAAACGGAAAGCGCCGAAGTTCCTGCCGGATGCGGAAGTGCTGCTTGCTGAAATGTCTTATGAGCTGATTCCGGCGGTAGACCATGCGGAAAAACTGATACGCGACGCAAAAGATCAACCTATTTTAAATGCGGCGATTGTGTCCGATGTAGATATTATCCTGACAGGAGATAAAGACTTTTTAAGTCTGGAAATGGAGCATCCAAAATGTATGACGGTTGCACAGTTTTTTGAAAGTGAGGGCGCAGAGGAATAG
- a CDS encoding AbrB/MazE/SpoVT family DNA-binding domain-containing protein, with protein sequence MNLAKISANGQITVPVEIRRLLGLKSGDKILFFQKQDGEIVVSNASSQAIRKAQSAFAGAAEAMGVTSEDDIQALVDEVRYGKER encoded by the coding sequence ATGAATTTAGCGAAAATCTCTGCAAACGGTCAGATTACTGTTCCGGTGGAAATCAGGCGCCTGCTCGGCTTAAAATCCGGTGATAAAATTCTGTTCTTTCAGAAGCAGGACGGAGAAATCGTTGTAAGCAACGCTTCATCCCAGGCAATCCGCAAAGCGCAGTCTGCTTTCGCCGGTGCTGCCGAAGCGATGGGAGTTACCAGCGAAGATGATATCCAGGCACTTGTGGACGAAGTTCGTTACGGAAAGGAAAGGTAA
- a CDS encoding CorA family divalent cation transporter, producing MIEKDVSFEPVITDSAGAPRELEKSGILYEGEIDLKKIGFCKLEAQQDCLTGSFCIPRFLDVQGARYCILFFITRDKIVLVDDEGFSERMTERIRHRKGSENMTKEMFLFHFMAEFLNRDQEQLALYEKRLMELEEAVQRDRADNFQSSIMKLRRELLILRGYYDEIMDVGKALEENENRYFAKKQLKYFGTISDRAERLMNKTSHLLEYAGQVNDAYQSKVDARQNSNMQFLTVISTVFFPLTLITGWYGMNFQNMPELENGYHGVIILSVIVVIACIIIFKIKKIF from the coding sequence GTGATAGAAAAGGATGTGTCATTTGAGCCGGTCATTACGGATTCCGCAGGCGCGCCCAGGGAGCTGGAAAAAAGCGGGATTCTGTATGAGGGCGAGATAGATTTAAAGAAAATCGGTTTCTGTAAGCTGGAAGCGCAGCAGGATTGTCTGACGGGTTCTTTTTGCATTCCACGGTTTCTTGATGTGCAGGGAGCCAGATACTGCATCTTATTCTTTATCACGCGGGATAAAATCGTTCTGGTGGATGATGAGGGCTTTTCAGAGAGGATGACAGAAAGAATCCGTCATAGAAAAGGCAGTGAAAACATGACAAAGGAAATGTTTCTGTTTCATTTCATGGCGGAATTTCTGAACCGGGACCAGGAGCAACTCGCCTTGTATGAAAAGAGGCTGATGGAGTTGGAGGAGGCTGTCCAGCGGGACCGCGCGGACAACTTTCAGTCAAGTATTATGAAGCTGCGCCGCGAGCTTCTTATATTAAGAGGCTATTATGATGAAATCATGGATGTCGGAAAGGCGCTGGAGGAAAATGAAAACCGCTATTTTGCCAAAAAGCAGCTAAAATATTTTGGCACGATATCGGACCGGGCGGAGCGGCTGATGAATAAAACCTCTCATCTGCTGGAATACGCGGGACAGGTGAACGATGCCTATCAGTCAAAGGTGGACGCTAGGCAGAACAGCAACATGCAGTTTCTGACCGTTATTTCAACCGTTTTTTTCCCGCTTACTCTGATTACGGGCTGGTACGGAATGAACTTCCAGAACATGCCGGAGCTGGAAAACGGATATCATGGCGTCATTATATTAAGCGTCATAGTGGTAATAGCCTGCATTATTATTTTTAAGATAAAGAAGATTTTTTAA